From one uncultured Paludibacter sp. genomic stretch:
- a CDS encoding membrane hypothetical protein (Evidence 5 : Unknown function) produces MDAIIKIFERLLIDKSKNLGQKSWRLLLVLSILLTTDYFTNFTHHIYVSNKLETLEKISSLKKEYQNDSVFLLQLNSIELKYKESKHYYYYVNYYYLRFLNFSKSLFKSETKEITKAEIKKDTVITNKPIRSSLWMFISSNLFFIILTVIILFLPLFSKEMRKKESILGLFIFLIIFALIMSFTTWTSYKIPIIYDTPKYNYILNFIIHITFIVLFSISVGKFAEKQTKKETPNR; encoded by the coding sequence ATGGATGCCATAATTAAAATATTTGAAAGATTATTAATTGACAAGTCAAAAAACCTTGGACAAAAATCTTGGAGATTATTATTAGTTTTATCTATTTTGCTCACTACTGATTATTTTACAAATTTTACACATCATATTTATGTCTCAAATAAATTAGAGACGTTAGAAAAAATTTCATCGCTAAAAAAAGAATATCAAAACGATAGCGTATTCTTATTACAATTAAACTCAATCGAATTAAAATATAAAGAAAGTAAACATTATTACTACTATGTAAATTATTATTATTTACGTTTTCTGAATTTCTCAAAAAGTCTTTTTAAATCTGAAACTAAAGAAATAACTAAAGCCGAAATTAAGAAAGATACTGTTATAACAAATAAGCCCATACGTTCAAGTCTTTGGATGTTTATAAGTTCAAATTTATTTTTTATAATACTTACCGTAATTATATTATTTCTACCGCTTTTCAGTAAGGAAATGAGAAAAAAAGAAAGTATTCTTGGATTATTTATATTTCTAATTATTTTCGCATTAATTATGTCATTTACGACTTGGACTTCATACAAAATTCCAATTATATATGATACACCGAAATATAACTATATTTTAAACTTTATTATACATATTACCTTTATAGTATTATTTTCAATTAGTGTTGGAAAATTTGCAGAAAAACAAACGAAAAAAGAAACACCTAACCGCTAA
- a CDS encoding hypothetical protein (Evidence 5 : Unknown function) has translation MATIFRMRCIMKIVFAAYTQKEKQNLLITDFESITSNSPIR, from the coding sequence TTGGCTACAATTTTCAGAATGCGATGCATTATGAAAATTGTGTTTGCAGCTTATACACAGAAAGAAAAACAAAATCTATTAATAACTGATTTTGAATCAATTACAAGCAACTCTCCTATTCGCTGA
- a CDS encoding hypothetical protein (Evidence 5 : Unknown function), giving the protein MQRGVNGKAFVTQHNQNCRASDAIDQISYSALNKLSLQEKRTADITTISEIWHLKKYSLFYK; this is encoded by the coding sequence TTGCAACGAGGAGTTAATGGTAAAGCGTTTGTAACGCAACATAACCAAAATTGCAGAGCATCGGATGCGATTGACCAAATTTCTTACAGCGCATTGAACAAACTTTCGCTGCAAGAAAAAAGGACTGCAGACATCACAACGATTAGCGAAATTTGGCACCTCAAAAAATACTCCCTTTTTTACAAATAA
- a CDS encoding hypothetical protein (Evidence 5 : Unknown function) yields MKAVIYILAILFPALTFGQDTKEIEPIIGKSFKITIEEQKDWERAWKLLNEINDFTANYDSISEKDRNLIDKLEIGEGPIAEWGDTWNSVAYPYKLTVSSELKGDNQVNYKKENLSDNNLLTAWIPENTNSGIGEKINFYFKTNNPRVNTITIFNGYMKNQKLWIENSRVKTIKISVNGADFAILRLQDSPTSQSFHFKPLQNKDKDLIITLEITEIYNGKKWNDTAISEITFDGLDVF; encoded by the coding sequence ATGAAAGCAGTTATCTACATATTAGCCATTCTTTTTCCTGCCCTCACCTTTGGACAAGACACTAAGGAAATTGAGCCAATTATTGGTAAATCGTTCAAAATTACAATTGAAGAACAGAAAGATTGGGAAAGAGCTTGGAAACTTCTAAATGAGATTAATGATTTTACGGCCAATTATGACAGCATATCGGAAAAAGACAGAAATTTAATTGATAAATTGGAGATTGGAGAAGGACCAATCGCAGAATGGGGAGACACATGGAATTCAGTAGCGTACCCATATAAATTGACTGTTTCTTCAGAATTAAAAGGAGATAATCAAGTAAATTACAAAAAAGAAAATTTAAGCGATAACAATTTATTGACAGCATGGATTCCAGAAAATACTAATTCTGGGATAGGAGAAAAAATTAATTTTTATTTTAAAACTAATAATCCAAGAGTGAACACAATTACGATTTTTAATGGCTACATGAAAAATCAAAAACTCTGGATTGAGAATTCTCGAGTTAAGACAATTAAAATATCGGTTAATGGTGCTGATTTTGCAATTCTCAGATTGCAAGATTCTCCAACGAGCCAATCGTTCCATTTTAAACCGTTACAAAATAAAGACAAGGATTTAATAATTACCTTAGAAATTACGGAGATTTATAACGGTAAAAAATGGAATGACACAGCAATAAGTGAAATAACTTTTGATGGACTTGATGTATTCTAG
- a CDS encoding conserved exported hypothetical protein (Evidence 4 : Unknown function but conserved in other organisms), with the protein MIKTIYILTLTLLISACGQTNLKSDKQEKSEQTLKTIDTTKTNQATEKLNKLDSIEKANNESIIASGDNITKAFVFLKDGDSTINLTANIRQDHRIFGYAKPDVKSERLLLLSVFTNDVENNPFGCRLGAYYDTGGINELTLKYNSTTGNFVKATAIDKANNLTTIYFEKKWIEFE; encoded by the coding sequence ATGATAAAGACCATTTATATTTTAACTTTGACTTTGCTCATTAGTGCTTGCGGACAGACAAATTTGAAGTCCGACAAACAGGAAAAAAGTGAGCAAACCCTTAAAACAATAGACACGACCAAAACAAACCAAGCGACAGAAAAACTAAACAAACTTGACAGCATAGAGAAAGCAAACAATGAAAGTATTATTGCTTCTGGCGACAACATCACAAAAGCATTTGTTTTTCTAAAGGATGGTGACAGCACAATAAATTTGACCGCAAACATCAGACAAGACCATAGAATATTTGGTTACGCCAAACCCGACGTCAAATCAGAACGACTTTTACTTTTATCTGTATTTACAAATGACGTTGAAAATAATCCATTCGGTTGTAGGCTTGGTGCATATTACGACACAGGAGGAATAAATGAATTGACTTTGAAATATAACTCGACCACAGGAAACTTTGTTAAAGCAACGGCAATTGACAAGGCAAACAACTTGACGACTATTTATTTTGAAAAGAAATGGATAGAATTCGAGTAA
- a CDS encoding hypothetical protein (Evidence 5 : Unknown function), with amino-acid sequence MGVKPDDAYAWSRTRKGGWAIAQSPILVTTITLNRLRKRGYVSFLEHYLKIFPRLDEPPCTRPVRTVV; translated from the coding sequence ATGGGTGTGAAACCTGATGACGCTTACGCTTGGAGCAGAACCCGAAAAGGGGGATGGGCGATTGCTCAAAGCCCAATTCTGGTGACTACCATTACCCTGAACCGCTTACGAAAAAGAGGTTACGTTTCTTTTCTTGAACACTACCTGAAAATTTTTCCTCGTCTTGACGAACCGCCGTGTACGAGACCCGTACGCACGGTGGTGTGA
- a CDS encoding conserved hypothetical protein (Evidence 4 : Unknown function but conserved in other organisms), producing MLYRFEFAGXFDNRIEKYRFWQDKSHPIELITTEMIDQRINYIHENXVRTGLVAKAEEYL from the coding sequence ATGTTGTATCGGTTCGAATTTGCAGGTAANTTTGACAACCGCATTGAAAAATATAGGTTTTGGCAAGATAAAAGTCATCCTATAGAGTTAATTACTACTGAAATGATAGATCAGCGAATCAATTATATTCACGAAAATCNTGTACGTACGGGACTTGTAGCAAAAGCGGAAGAATATTTGTAG
- the nhaA gene encoding Na(+)/H(+) antiporter NhaA, translating into MILTRLYKEFFESEKAGGLILVFATILSLGIANSNWQTEYTHFWHLSIGGHSIVHWINDGLMTVFFLLIGLELEREIYRGELSDIKNASLPIFAAIGGMIVPAGLFLLFNFGKDTQSGIGIPMATDIAFAIGILSLLGNRVPPTLKIFLTALAVIDDLGAIIIIAIFYSSSLALANLFIAIGIFILLLIMNRLKVHNLIPYMIGGVAMWYFMLHSGVHATITGVLLAFAIPFGSGGEKSPSYILQHFLHKPVAFLILPLFAIANTSIPISGNWQTTLVQASSLGIIMGLVIGKPLGIWLFSRIGVGLGFCAMPTDLKWKNIISVGFLGGIGFTMSIFITLLAFVNAETINNSKFAIIIASIIAGSVGFIFLKTTLKTPIENEEEQPE; encoded by the coding sequence ATGATTCTAACAAGATTATATAAGGAATTTTTCGAAAGTGAAAAAGCGGGTGGATTAATTTTAGTTTTTGCCACCATACTTTCACTTGGGATAGCAAATTCCAATTGGCAAACTGAATATACTCATTTTTGGCATCTTAGTATTGGCGGGCACAGTATTGTTCACTGGATTAATGACGGGCTAATGACTGTATTTTTTCTTCTTATAGGGCTGGAATTGGAACGGGAAATTTACCGGGGAGAACTTTCTGATATAAAAAACGCATCATTACCGATTTTCGCAGCAATTGGAGGTATGATCGTTCCTGCAGGATTGTTTTTGTTGTTCAATTTCGGAAAAGACACACAATCAGGCATAGGTATTCCGATGGCTACAGATATTGCTTTTGCCATTGGAATTTTATCACTCTTGGGTAATCGTGTGCCGCCTACTCTAAAAATATTCCTGACGGCTTTAGCTGTTATTGATGATTTGGGAGCAATAATAATTATTGCAATTTTTTACTCATCTTCCCTGGCTTTGGCAAATCTTTTTATAGCAATAGGAATTTTCATTTTATTGCTCATAATGAACCGATTAAAAGTTCACAATTTAATTCCATATATGATTGGCGGTGTAGCAATGTGGTACTTTATGCTGCATTCCGGAGTTCATGCTACCATAACGGGTGTTTTATTAGCATTTGCCATTCCATTTGGCAGCGGTGGCGAAAAATCACCTTCTTATATTCTTCAACATTTTCTACACAAGCCAGTTGCTTTCTTAATTCTTCCATTGTTTGCAATAGCCAATACTTCTATTCCAATTAGCGGTAATTGGCAAACTACTTTAGTGCAAGCAAGCAGTTTAGGAATTATTATGGGGTTGGTAATAGGAAAGCCTTTAGGTATATGGCTTTTTTCTCGTATAGGTGTTGGCTTGGGATTTTGTGCGATGCCAACAGATTTGAAATGGAAAAATATAATTAGCGTGGGTTTTTTAGGAGGCATTGGTTTCACAATGTCAATTTTTATCACTCTTCTTGCTTTTGTAAATGCTGAAACTATAAATAATTCGAAATTCGCTATTATCATAGCCTCCATTATAGCAGGTAGCGTTGGTTTTATATTTCTTAAGACCACACTAAAAACACCGATAGAAAATGAAGAAGAACAGCCGGAATAA
- the bglX gene encoding Periplasmic beta-glucosidase — protein sequence MKKTVFIANILLXSVSLTFAQSKTIDQKVADLLKKMTLDEKIGQMNQYNDDHIATGPVTIDHDKAEQIKKGQVGSLLNCVGAERTRRWQEIAMQSRLKIPLLFGQDVIHGFKTTFPIPLAETCSWDLDAIELSARTAATEASASGIHWTFAPMVDIARDPRWGRVMEGAGEDTYLGSKVAYARVKGFQGNKLGELNSIMACAKHFAAYGAGVGGRDYNSVDMSYQQXWNVYXPPFKATVDAGIATFMNSFNDINGVPATANKYIQRNVLKGKWNFKGFVVSDWGSIGEMINHGXVKDGYEAALAAVTAGCDMDMESRCYKNNLKQLVLDKKVDIALIXEAVSRILKKKFELGLFEXPYKYCNAEREKKELNNSEHAXIAREIAAKSIVLLKNENQLLPLSKNTRTIALIGPLIKPYKQNKGFWDVEVPGVDSTFIVSQWNGFVNKAGKTSTLLYAKGCDIEGNDKSGFEEAINVAKQADVVILSIGEKRDMSGEAKSRSNIDIPGVQEDLLKALLATSKPVIVLINAGRPLVFNYTADNAPAILYTWWLGSEAGNAIADVVFGDYNPSAKLTMTFPRSVGQIPIYYNHFNTGRPAKNDEDKFYRSAYIDESIYPKYEFGYGLSYTTFQYSNLTLSKKKIKSNETIEASVTVSNTGKYNGEEIVQLYLRDKVGSIVRPVKELKDFKKIKLNAGESKTIQFTIDREKLSFYNEDLQWVAEPGEFDIMIGASSSDIRLKDSFELIQ from the coding sequence ATGAAAAAAACCGTATTTATTGCAAACATTTTATTAATNAGTGTNTCGCTAACATTTGCACAATCCAAAACTATCGATCAAAAAGTAGCGGATTTACTGAAAAAAATGACTCTTGACGAAAAGATAGGGCAGATGAACCAATATAACGATGACCACATCGCTACCGGACCCGTAACAATAGACCACGATAAAGCGGAACAAATTAAAAAAGGACAAGTTGGATCACTCTTAAACTGTGTAGGAGCGGAAAGAACCCGCCGTTGGCAAGAAATAGCAATGCAATCCCGGTTAAAAATTCCATTGTTATTTGGACAAGACGTTATACACGGATTTAAAACTACGTTTCCCATTCCGTTGGCAGAAACTTGCAGCTGGGATTTGGATGCGATAGAACTTTCAGCTCGAACGGCTGCCACCGAAGCAAGCGCGAGCGGAATTCACTGGACATTCGCTCCAATGGTGGATATTGCGCGAGATCCGCGTTGGGGACGCGTAATGGAAGGTGCGGGAGAAGATACGTATCTGGGCTCAAAAGTGGCTTACGCGCGTGTAAAAGGTTTTCAGGGAAATAAATTAGGAGAATTAAATTCTATTATGGCTTGTGCAAAACACTTTGCAGCTTATGGAGCAGGAGTAGGAGGGAGAGATTATAATTCGGTGGATATGAGTTATCAGCAANTATGGAATGTGTATTTNCCACCTTTTAAAGCTACAGTAGATGCCGGAATAGCCACTTTTATGAATTCTTTTAACGATATAAATGGAGTGCCTGCCACTGCAAACAAATACATCCAACGGAATGTGTTGAAAGGAAAATGGAATTTCAAAGGATTTGTAGTTAGTGATTGGGGCTCAATTGGTGAAATGATTAATCACGGTAANGTGAAAGACGGTTACGAAGCAGCTTTGGCTGCTGTTACGGCAGGTTGTGATATGGATATGGAAAGCCGTTGTTACAAAAACAACCTGAAACAATTGGTGTTGGACAAAAAAGTGGATATTGCATTGATAGANGAAGCNGTAAGCCGGATTTTAAAAAAGAAGTTTGAACTNGGTTTGTTTGAAGANCCGTATAAATATTGTAATGCNGAGAGAGAAAAAAAAGAATTAAACAATTCTGAACATGCGNGAATTGCACGCGAAATAGCTGCAAAATCCATTGTTTTGCTTAAAAATGAAAATCAACTTCTGCCTTTATCCAAAAATACGAGAACAATTGCATTAATCGGTCCGCTAATTAAACCATATAAACAAAATAAGGGATTTTGGGATGTGGAAGTGCCCGGAGTAGATTCCACGTTTATCGTTTCACAATGGAACGGTTTTGTAAACAAAGCGGGAAAAACATCAACCTTGCTTTACGCTAAAGGATGCGATATTGAAGGAAATGACAAATCGGGCTTTGAAGAAGCGATAAATGTGGCAAAACAAGCTGACGTGGTAATTTTAAGCATAGGTGAAAAGCGTGATATGAGCGGCGAAGCCAAAAGCAGAAGCAATATTGATATTCCCGGTGTGCAGGAAGATTTATTAAAAGCATTGCTTGCTACAAGTAAACCTGTAATAGTATTGATTAACGCGGGTCGTCCGCTGGTATTCAATTATACAGCTGATAATGCTCCGGCTATTTTATACACATGGTGGCTGGGAAGCGAAGCTGGAAATGCCATTGCCGATGTCGTTTTCGGCGATTACAATCCATCGGCAAAGTTAACAATGACTTTCCCGCGCAGTGTGGGACAAATTCCTATTTATTATAATCATTTCAATACGGGAAGACCCGCTAAAAACGACGAAGATAAATTTTACCGTTCAGCTTATATTGATGAATCCATTTATCCTAAATATGAATTTGGCTATGGTTTGAGTTATACAACATTTCAATACAGCAACTTAACATTGAGTAAGAAAAAAATAAAATCAAACGAAACAATAGAAGCATCGGTAACTGTCAGCAATACCGGAAAATACAATGGAGAAGAAATTGTACAATTATACTTGAGGGATAAGGTCGGTTCCATTGTTCGTCCGGTAAAAGAGTTGAAAGATTTCAAGAAAATAAAATTAAATGCGGGTGAAAGCAAAACCATTCAATTTACTATTGACAGAGAAAAGCTTTCTTTTTATAATGAGGATTTGCAATGGGTGGCGGAGCCGGGAGAATTTGACATAATGATTGGAGCTTCATCCTCCGATATCCGGTTAAAGGATAGCTTTGAATTGATTCAATAA
- a CDS encoding conserved hypothetical protein (Evidence 4 : Unknown function but conserved in other organisms), which translates to MIMSKLYFWIIVILSILFLSCSNHPKNQFISVRGKEMITPDGKPFVMKGTNLGNWLNPEEYMFQLNDVSSYRLIDEAFKEMVGEDFVNQFWRKFQDNYITQADIHYIRQTGMNSIRLPFHYKLFTNRDYMGQNDSTRGFELIDKVVKWCKEEGLYVVLDMHDAPGGQTGDNIDDSYGYPWIFENENDQNLYVSIWKRIAEHYASEPIIIGYDLMNEPIATFFEKEKDELNKKLQPLYEKATKAIREVDKNHIIIIGGAQWNQNFDIFNNLPFDDNMMLTCHTYGCDTTKESIQRFLDYSTKVNLPIYMGETGENTDTWVKAFRKVMDENNMGWHFWPYKKIKVTSCLVSITEPKNWEVLGDYTKKDRSNFWKIREVRPNQKIVKEALNDLLEKIKFENCTKNNGYIEALGMKP; encoded by the coding sequence TTGATTATGAGCAAACTATATTTTTGGATAATTGTTATTTTATCTATTTTATTTCTATCTTGTTCCAATCATCCTAAAAATCAATTTATTTCTGTAAGAGGAAAAGAAATGATTACTCCTGATGGAAAACCGTTTGTGATGAAAGGAACAAATCTTGGGAATTGGTTAAATCCCGAAGAGTATATGTTTCAGTTAAATGACGTTAGTTCTTATCGATTGATTGATGAAGCATTCAAAGAAATGGTAGGGGAGGATTTTGTCAATCAATTTTGGAGAAAATTTCAGGATAATTACATTACGCAAGCCGATATTCACTACATTCGTCAAACGGGTATGAACTCGATACGTTTGCCTTTTCATTATAAACTATTTACAAATAGAGATTATATGGGACAAAATGATTCCACACGCGGTTTTGAACTTATAGACAAGGTTGTAAAATGGTGTAAAGAAGAAGGTTTATATGTGGTGCTTGATATGCATGATGCTCCAGGCGGACAAACCGGCGATAATATTGACGATAGTTACGGTTATCCTTGGATTTTTGAAAATGAAAACGACCAAAATCTCTATGTTTCTATTTGGAAGCGCATTGCTGAACATTATGCAAGCGAGCCGATCATCATTGGATACGATTTAATGAATGAACCGATTGCTACTTTTTTTGAAAAAGAAAAAGATGAACTGAATAAAAAACTTCAACCGTTGTATGAAAAAGCCACTAAAGCCATTCGTGAAGTAGATAAGAACCATATTATTATTATCGGTGGGGCTCAATGGAATCAAAATTTTGATATTTTCAATAATCTTCCTTTCGATGATAATATGATGCTTACTTGTCATACGTACGGTTGTGATACTACAAAAGAAAGTATTCAGCGTTTTTTGGATTATAGTACGAAAGTAAATTTACCAATTTATATGGGCGAAACAGGCGAAAATACTGATACTTGGGTAAAAGCATTCCGTAAGGTGATGGACGAAAACAATATGGGTTGGCACTTTTGGCCCTATAAAAAAATTAAAGTAACAAGTTGTTTGGTTTCTATTACGGAACCTAAAAACTGGGAAGTTCTAGGGGATTATACCAAAAAAGACCGCAGTAATTTTTGGAAAATACGTGAAGTACGACCTAATCAGAAGATTGTAAAAGAGGCATTGAATGATTTGCTGGAAAAAATAAAATTTGAAAATTGTACTAAAAATAATGGATATATTGAAGCTCTGGGAATGAAACCATAA
- a CDS encoding Beta-glucosidase BoGH3B, translating into MKNKQLLFILILLFLSCNNNKIKTSSNQDKNIERLIDSVMSKMSLEEKVGQMAQYTVDVIGKGGGLYASDEPLEIDMATLDTVIGIYKVGSILNTANNRARTTEVWEKIIKTIQDRALKETGIPVIYGIDAIHGTTYTAGSTLFAQEIGMAATFNTALMEKGSQISAYETRASNIPWTFSPTMDLGRDVRWSRLWESYGEDSYLNAVMAVSSVKGYQGENKNHIGKTNIAACLKHYMGYGVPVSGKDRTPAVISESDLREKFFEPFRAAVEAGALSVMINSGIINGVSTHSDSRLITKWLKEDLNFDGVVVTDWADLPNLFTRDHIAKNYTEAVKIAINAGIDMVMEPYHLQFCDTLLYLAKNGEVPKERIDDAVRRVLRMKFRLGLFERPYWSRTEYPDFGNEEHQLIAKTAAEEAITLLKNENNILPLKKGARILVTGPNGNSMRTLNGGWSYSWQGEKVEEFAQNYNTIFEALQKKFGENNVKYVPGITYKMDGQYFEENPPEIGKAVAAASGVDYIVLCVGENSYCETPGNLDELALSENQTALAKALQKTGKPIILVLNEGRPRLIRTIEPDSKAVIQLYLPGNYGADALAEILSGDVNPSGKLPYTYPKFEQSLITYDHKPCQNLEGKMEGAYDYGAQTSVQYPFGFGLSYTTFEYSSLSVDKKYFVPGDKITVCVNVKNTGKVAGKETVMLFSSDLVASITPDVRRLRAFEKINIQPGETKTVKLELLADNLAFVNPQGKWTLEAGEFQLQVGNLVSKINCTKTKLWNTPNK; encoded by the coding sequence ATGAAAAACAAACAGTTATTGTTCATTCTTATTTTGTTGTTTTTAAGTTGCAACAATAATAAAATAAAAACGTCTTCAAATCAAGACAAAAATATTGAAAGGCTCATTGACAGTGTGATGTCCAAAATGTCATTGGAAGAAAAGGTAGGTCAAATGGCGCAATACACGGTAGATGTTATTGGTAAAGGCGGTGGACTTTATGCCAGCGATGAACCCTTGGAAATAGATATGGCTACACTTGATACGGTAATTGGAATATATAAAGTCGGCTCCATTTTAAATACCGCGAATAATCGTGCACGTACCACCGAAGTTTGGGAAAAGATAATAAAAACCATTCAGGATAGAGCGTTGAAAGAAACAGGAATACCTGTGATTTATGGTATTGATGCCATTCACGGTACAACTTATACGGCAGGTTCAACACTTTTTGCTCAAGAAATAGGAATGGCTGCTACGTTTAATACTGCTTTGATGGAAAAAGGTTCTCAAATTTCGGCTTACGAAACACGTGCCAGCAATATCCCGTGGACATTTTCACCTACAATGGATTTAGGTCGCGATGTGCGTTGGTCACGCTTATGGGAAAGCTATGGCGAAGATTCTTATCTGAATGCCGTAATGGCTGTTTCATCTGTAAAAGGGTATCAAGGAGAGAATAAAAATCATATTGGAAAAACAAATATAGCCGCGTGTTTGAAACATTATATGGGTTACGGAGTTCCTGTTTCAGGGAAAGACCGCACTCCGGCAGTGATTTCAGAAAGTGATTTACGTGAAAAATTCTTTGAACCATTCCGTGCTGCTGTTGAAGCCGGTGCGCTTTCAGTTATGATTAATTCAGGAATAATTAATGGCGTTTCCACTCACTCTGACAGTAGATTAATAACCAAATGGTTGAAAGAAGATTTGAATTTTGATGGGGTTGTTGTTACAGATTGGGCTGATTTACCTAATTTATTTACGCGAGATCATATTGCTAAAAATTACACTGAAGCCGTAAAAATAGCCATTAATGCAGGTATTGATATGGTAATGGAACCTTATCACTTACAATTTTGCGATACACTTTTATATCTTGCTAAAAATGGAGAAGTGCCAAAAGAACGCATTGACGATGCCGTTCGCAGAGTATTGCGTATGAAATTTCGTCTCGGACTTTTTGAACGTCCGTACTGGTCGCGAACAGAATATCCGGACTTTGGAAATGAAGAGCACCAACTTATAGCAAAAACTGCTGCCGAAGAAGCAATAACATTATTGAAAAATGAAAATAATATCCTACCATTGAAAAAAGGAGCGCGTATTCTTGTTACCGGTCCAAACGGGAACTCAATGCGTACTTTGAACGGTGGATGGAGCTACTCTTGGCAGGGCGAAAAAGTAGAAGAATTTGCACAAAATTACAACACTATTTTTGAAGCATTACAAAAGAAATTTGGCGAAAATAATGTGAAGTATGTACCGGGCATTACTTACAAAATGGATGGACAATATTTTGAAGAAAATCCGCCTGAAATAGGAAAAGCTGTAGCTGCAGCGTCCGGAGTAGATTATATTGTGCTTTGTGTAGGTGAAAATTCGTATTGTGAAACGCCTGGAAATTTGGATGAATTGGCTTTGTCTGAAAATCAAACGGCACTGGCAAAAGCGTTACAAAAAACAGGAAAACCGATTATTTTGGTACTGAATGAAGGACGTCCGCGTTTAATCCGCACCATTGAACCTGATTCTAAAGCTGTTATTCAGTTGTATTTACCCGGTAACTATGGCGCAGATGCTTTAGCGGAAATTCTTTCGGGCGATGTTAATCCGAGTGGAAAATTACCTTATACTTATCCGAAGTTTGAACAGAGTTTAATCACTTATGATCACAAACCGTGTCAGAATTTGGAGGGAAAAATGGAAGGAGCGTATGATTACGGAGCGCAAACTTCTGTGCAATATCCGTTTGGTTTTGGATTAAGCTATACAACATTCGAGTATTCAAGCTTATCTGTGGATAAAAAGTATTTTGTTCCCGGAGATAAAATTACGGTATGTGTGAATGTGAAAAACACGGGAAAAGTGGCGGGGAAAGAAACAGTGATGCTTTTCAGCAGCGATTTGGTTGCATCTATTACACCCGATGTAAGAAGATTAAGAGCATTCGAGAAAATTAATATCCAACCAGGCGAAACCAAAACCGTAAAGTTAGAACTTCTTGCTGATAATTTGGCATTTGTAAATCCACAAGGAAAATGGACATTGGAAGCGGGAGAGTTCCAATTGCAAGTCGGGAATTTGGTTTCAAAGATTAACTGCACTAAAACCAAACTATGGAATACTCCCAATAAATGA